The following proteins are co-located in the Silene latifolia isolate original U9 population chromosome 1, ASM4854445v1, whole genome shotgun sequence genome:
- the LOC141611337 gene encoding uncharacterized protein LOC141611337, translating into MSSNDEGPRPVTRRIYPTESSWCRAVPGGTGVTTLSLLIKNNTPHLHIQSALRRLQTNHPILRATLNPTTSTFIIPPLSSLTLHSSSSESPFHSLVEQELNLNPWNSNAAVGVGVGVDVMHATIYDHGNGSSTLVIKLHTAACDRTAAVQLVKELMHIVVTNNNSHDADVDVDVDVDGDVGLGIEEYVPDISKPFWARGIDMLGYSLNSFRLSNFNFLDPVSHPSSRLVRLMLDAPHTSMLLQGCKRRGIKLCGALSAAGLIAARLAKGLSDGDWEKYAVVTLIDCRKLLEPPLSNHHIGFYHSAILNTHDMCGGEELWGLATRTYKSFENAKKSNKHFSDMADLNFLMCKAIENPGLTPSSSMRTSFISVFEDPVVDETNEKYEQLGVEDYMGCASVHGVGPSVAVFDTIRDGKLDCACVYPFPLHSREQMQELIDKMKNILIHCLSSENEC; encoded by the exons ATGTCATCGAACGACGAGGGTCCTAGGCCGGTAACCCGGCGCATCTACCCAACGGAATCAAGCTGGTGTCGTGCAGTCCCAGGAGGAACAGGCGTAACAACCCTCTCCCTCCTCATCAAAAACAACACTCCTCACCTCCACATCCAATCCGCCCTCCGCCGTCTCCAAACCAACCACCCTATCCTCCGTGCCACCCTCAACCCAACCACTTCCACCTTCATCATCCCTCCTTTATCCTCCCTCACCCTCCACTCCTCCTCTTCGGAATCCCCTTTTCATTCCCTGGTGGAACAGGAGCTTAATCTCAACCCATGGAACTCCAACGCAGCtgtgggtgtgggtgtgggtgtggATGTCATGCATGCCACCATTTATGATCATGGAAATGGTTCCTCTACGCTTGTTATCAAACTTCATACTGCTGCTTGTGATCGGACTGCTGCTGTTCAGCTTGTTAAGGAGTTGATGCATATTGTTGTTACCAATAATAATTCTCATGATGCtgatgttgatgttgatgttgatgttgatggtgatgttggTTTGGGGATAGAGGAGTATGTGCCTGATATTAGTAAGCCCTTTTGGGCTCGTGGCATTGATATGCTTGGTTACTCACTCAATTCTTTCCGCTTGTCTAATTTCAACTTTCTGGATCCGGTTTCACACCCTTCTTCTCGGCTTGTTAGGTTAATGTTGGACGCTCCCCACACTTCTATGCTGCTTCAG GGGTGCAAGCGTAGAGGGATCAAACTATGCGGGGCTCTCTCTGCAGCGGGTTTGATAGCTGCACGATTGGCCAAAGGCCTCTCTGATGGCGATTGGGAGAAATATGCTGTAGTGACTCTGATTGATTGTCGGAAACTTCTTGAGCCTCCCCTCTCTAATCACCATATTG GATTCTATCACTCTGCAATCCTCAACACACATGACATGTGTGGAGGCGAGGAGCTGTGGGGACTTGCTACAAGGACATACAAATCCTTTGAAAATGCAAAGAAGTCAAACAAGCATTTCTCCGACATGGCTGACCTCAACTTCCTCATGTGCAAGGCCATTGAAAACCCGGGATTGACTCCGTCTTCGTCCATGAGAACCTCTTTTATCTCGGTGTTTGAAGATCCGGTAGTTGATGAAACCAACGAGAAGTATGAACAACTAGGGGTAGAGGATTATATGGGGTGTGCTTCAGTTCATGGTGTGGGCCCATCTGTTGCTGTGTTTGATACAATAAGAGATGGAAAGCTGGATTGTGCATGTGTATATCCATTCCCATTACATTCAAGAGAACAAATGCAAGAATTGATTGATAAAATGAAGAATATTCTTATCCATTGTCTATCTTCAGAGAATGAGTGTTAG
- the LOC141611345 gene encoding F-box/kelch-repeat protein At1g57790-like: MPANKRRRLKSLSVAIKDDKRRAVEISQNKQELELWSDLPGELLEIILSHLTLRENIRVSAVCKRWNSIAVSVRLVNKPPWIMYFPKFGDLYEFYDPLTRKTYSTEIQELCGSRVCYTKGCWLLLYRPRTHRLFFFNPFTRELIKLPRFEITCQIVAFSCEPTSSSCVVFTIKHVSPTIVAISTCHPGATEWTTANYQNRLPFVSSIWNKLVFSNGQFYCLSLTGWLGVFDPKSLTWNVLVVPPPRCPENFFTKNWWKGKFLAEHDGDILVIYTCCSDYPIIFKLDMANMVWDEIKTLDGISLFASFLSSHSRTDLTGIMRNSVYFSKVRFYGKRCVSYSLKDCRYYPRKQFHDWGEQDPFESIWIDPPRDLSIFM, from the exons ATGCCTGCTAACAAGCGAAGGAGACTCAAATC GCTATCGGTGGCTATTAAGGACGATAAAAGAAGGGCTGTTGAGATCAGTCAGAATAAACAAGAGCTTGAGTTGTGGTCTGATCTCCCTGGCGAACTATTGGAAATAATTCTCTCTCATTTGACACTAAGAGAGAATATCCGGGTTTCCGCTGTTTGCAAGAGGTGGAATTCAATTGCTGTTTCAGTGCGCCTGGTGAACAAGCCCCCGTGGATTATGTATTTTCCTAAATTTGGCGATCTTTATGAATTCTACGATCCTCTCACACGAAAGACTTATTCCACTGAAATACAGGAACTGTGTGGATCTAGAGTGTGTTACACCAAAGGCTGTTGGCTGCTGTTGTACAGGCCTAGAACCCACCGTCTTTTCTTCTTTAATCCCTTTACCCGGGAGTTGATTAAGTTGCCTAGATTTGAGATCACTTGCCAAATAGTTGCCTTCTCCTGTGAGCCAACATCTTCTAGCTGTGTGGTTTTTACGATTAAGCATGTTAGTCCAACAATTGTCGCTATAAGTACTTGCCATCCGGGGGCAACAGAATGGACGACTGCCAATTACCAAAATCGCCTGCCTTTCGTGAGTAGTATCTGGAACAAGCTTGTTTTCTCGAATGGTCAATTTTATTGCCTTAGTTTGACGGGATGGCTTGGGGTTTTCGATCCGAAAAGCCTTACGTGGAATGTTTTGGTAGTGCCTCCTCCCAGATGTCCGGAGAACTTTTTCACCAAAAACTGGTGGAAAGGCAAGTTTCTTGCAGAACATGATGGAGACATTCTTGTTATCTACACCTGCTGCAGTGATTACCCCATAATATTTAAACTTGACATGGCAAACATGGTGTGGGATGAAATCAAAACCTTAGACGGGATTTCTCTCTTTGCTAGTTTTCTTTCATCTCACTCAAGAACTGATCTCACTGGTATTATGAGAAATAGTGTTTATTTCTCTAAAGTTCGCTTCTATGGGAAACGATGCGTATCATATTCCCTGAAGGATTGTAGATACTATCCTCGCAAGCAATTCCATGATTGGGGAGAGCAGGATCCTTTTGAAAGCATTTGGATCGATCCACCCCGTGATCTTTCAATTTTCATGTGA
- the LOC141611359 gene encoding uncharacterized protein At3g28850, translating to MGCVSSKALKKNFKPRVLLVNAEVSNHVVSLTSSTYGALKLDQDPIFLPPTCNLQHIKETHQGEVLTKKKNQVRVVVPKVEVINTWELMSDLEDETTVAPMSSNSSKKEVRSPFKRVSSLMSNNLVSSPKGVGKLDGKENKGGQINQIQTSSYTTPRGRVFKPWKFSTGSNDRARKLGSGSPGRRSNSGSRRRSLGPLFDPELIDSFEKELSQEEEQIKKMVSPKECSMLDKYEKLCPPGGEECVVIYTTTLRGIRKTFEDCNVVRSAIESYQIRVIERDISMDSGFKEELRKLMGKKDVKVPAVFVKGRLIGGANEVIKLDEEGRLEGLLAGISKGVLGCQGCGGIRFVMCMECNGSCKVLDERHRCMVRCGECNENGLVHCPLCSSIT from the coding sequence ATGGGTTGTGTTTCTTCCAAAGCGTTGAAGAAAAATTTCAAGCCCAGAGTATTGTTGGTGAATGCTGAAGTATCCAACCATGTTGTATCCCTTACTTCCTCCACTTATGGTGCTCTTAAACTTGACCAAGATCCCATCTTTTTACCACCAACCTGCAATTTACAGCATATAAAGGAAACCCATCAAGGAGAAGTATTGACTAAGAAGAAGAATCAAGTTCGAGTGGTGGTGCCGAAAGTTGAGGTGATTAATACATGGGAGCTTATGAGTGATCTTGAGGATGAAACAACAGTAGCACCCATGTCATCGAATTCGTCTAAGAAGGAAGTTAGAAGTCCTTTTAAGAGGGTAAGCAGTTTGATGAGCAATAATCTGGTTAGTTCACCCAAAGGGGTTGGTAAATTAGATGGAAAAGAGAATAAAGGAGGGCAGATTAATCAGATTCAAACTAGTAGTTATACTACTCCGAGAGGGCGGGTTTTTAAACCATGGAAATTTTCGACAGGTTCGAATGATAGAGCGCGGAAATTGGGGAGTGGTAGTCCTGGTAGGAGGAGTAATTCGGGGTCAAGGAGGAGAAGTTTAGGCCCACTGTTTGATCCGGAATTGATTGACTCGTTTGAGAAGGAATTGTCTCAGGAAGAAGAGCAGATTAAGAAGATGGTGTCTCCTAAAGAATGCAGTATGTTGGACAAGTATGAGAAATTATGCCCACCAGGAGGGGAGGAGTGTGTTGTTATTTACACCACTACATTGAGGGGCATCAGGAAGACCTTTGAGGATTGCAATGTGGTAAGATCGGCGATTGAATCTTACCAGATTCGAGTGATTGAGCGAGACATATCAATGGATTCAGGGTTTAAGGAAGAGTTGAGGAAACTGATGGGGAAAAAAGATGTTAAAGTGCCTGCAGTGTTTGTCAAGGGGAGGTTAATTGGGGGAGCTAATGAGGTAATCAAGTTGGATGAGGAGGGCAGACTGGAAGGGCTTTTAGCGGGGATATCGAAGGGCGTGTTGGGATGTCAAGGCTGCGGAGGGATACGGTTTGTGATGTGTATGGAATGCAATGGAAGTTGTAAAGTGTTGGATGAAAGGCACAGGTGCATGGTTAGATGTGGAGAATGCAATGAGAATGGATTAGTTCACTGCCCTCTTTGCTCTTCTATTACTTGA